Proteins co-encoded in one Salvia splendens isolate huo1 chromosome 4, SspV2, whole genome shotgun sequence genomic window:
- the LOC121799600 gene encoding putative transcription factor bHLH041 — protein sequence MDSIFLLEEGDRAALLEQMMQALGCVYICLRAYFSPPYNCLKGLDGIYHEGRNQQTTSHGSFVRLLFDAYREASTYVDTGLIPGIAFASNNPFMKLELHEFQSLVSSDFQLQFYQEAGIKTIVLMGCATGEIELGMSDNHNQVDIEAEMKNILQIHFPNQPPSSSSSSLLSVSVDSPEYPPLLFNIPTTTTSPPPPFLPQETLIREPPTTTTADAHDQTRQMLSQFRNAHFPSIECEDAAMTNAILAVLSSPSTSTSSHRPPRTPNVSTAFRAYQPNSPAPRRGAATAPSRFKRAVMFFKNLSLRNRHDQFLPTATQLHHMISERKRREKLNESFQILRSFLPPGTKKDKASVLSSTVEYMSSLKSRVAELVERNRVLESRTDSGKKSESGGDEVGSGERISVEISRPSSSSSSSSEARFLDLRVRVRRESSLLDLVSRVIEFLRGQSGVSMTSVDSNTRMLDSVSVHAVIIRLRIQGDEFDESGFREGVKRAVDDQPN from the exons ATGGACTCCATATTTCTACTCGAAGAGGGCGATCGCGCTGCCCTCCTCGAGCAAATGATGCAAGCTCTGGGCTGTGTTTACATCTGCCTTAGAGCTTATTTTTCTCCACCTTACAA TTGTTTGAAAGGGTTGGATGGAATCTACCATGAAGGAAGAAACCAGCAAACCACATCTCATGGAAGCTTTGTTAGGCTCCTTTTCGATGCATATCGAGAAGCATCCACCTATGTCGATACTGG GCTAATACCTGGGATTGCTTTTGCAAGCAATAATCCATTCATGAAGTTGGAATTGCATGAATTTCAAAGCCTAGTTTCGAGTGATTTCCAGCTTCAATTTTACCAA GAGGCAGGAATTAAG ACGATTGTGCTCATGGGCTGCGCCACCGGGGAAATCGAGCTCGGAATGTCGGATAATCACAATCAG GTAGACATAGAAGCGGAGATGAAGAACATACTCCAAATACATTTCCCAAACCAACCACcttcgtcttcgtcttcgtcTCTTCTCTCGGTCTCAGTAGACAGCCCCGAGTACCCGCCTCTACTCTTCAAcatccccaccaccaccacctccccGCCCCCGCCTTTCCTTCCACAAGAAACCCTCATCAGAGAGCCaccaaccaccaccaccgccgacGCCCACGACCAAACCAGACAGATGCTCAGCCAGTTCCGAAACGCCCATTTCCCCTCAATCGAGTGCGAAGACGCCGCCATGACCAACGCCATTCTAGCCGTGCTCTCTTctccctccacctccacctcctcccATCGCCCTCCCAGAACGCCAAACGTCTCCACCGCATTCAGAGCCTACCAACCGAACTCGCCAGCGCCGCGGCGGGGCGCCGCCACGGCGCCGAGCAGGTTCAAGAGAGCCGTGATGTTTTTCAAAAACCTGAGCCTCAGGAACCGGCATGATCAATTCCTCCCCACCGCCACGCAGCTGCACCACATGATCTCCGAGAGGAAGCGCCGCGAGAAGCTCAACGAGAGCTTCCAGATCCTCAGATCCTTCCTCCCTCCCGGAACCAAG AAGGACAAGGCGTCTGTGCTGAGCAGCACGGTCGAGTATATGAGCTCGTTGAAGTCCCGGGTGGCGGAGCTGGTGGAGCGCAATCGGGTTCTTGAATCGCGGACTGATTCGGGGAAGAAATCAGAAAGTGGAGGGGATGAAGTTGGGAGTGGAGAAAGGATTAGTGTGGAGATCTCTCGgccgtcttcttcttcttcttcgtcttcggAAGCAAGATTCTTGGActtgagagtgagagtgagaagAGAATCTAGCTTGCTAGATTTGGTGTCTAGGGTGATTGAGTTCTTGAGAGGGCAAAGTGGTGTGAGTATGACCTCGGTGGATTCGAATACGAGGATGTTGGATTCTGTTTCAGTTCATGCTGTCATCATCAGACTCAGAATTCAG GGAGATGAATTTGACGAGTCTGGTTTCCGAGAAGGTGTGAAAAGAGCTGTTGATGACCAACCGAATTGA
- the LOC121800401 gene encoding CRM-domain containing factor CFM3, chloroplastic/mitochondrial-like: MAEELKILTGGTLLSRNKEYIVLYRGNDFLPLRVSTALREMEKHTGFQQDEEELARQRAAALIESNSKASKQQLVAGTLAETVAATSRWGDQPNDAEKEKMFRDAAIARQAALVESLQKKLAHAKGKIRNAEKTLEKVLKNQEPEELPTDLETLTDEERQLFRRIGSSMKPYLVLGRREVFGGTTENMHLHWRYRELVKILVERKTYAAISLEAESGGVLVSVERTPKGCVILVYRGKNYRPPPAIRPQNLLTKRQAFARSIELQRREALIHHVVELEERIEKMKHELDDMKSEHGNGVEI; the protein is encoded by the exons ATGGCTGAAGAACTCAAG ATATTGACCGGAGGAACGCTACTATCGAGGAACAAAGAGTATATTGTTTTATACAGGGGTAACGACTTCTTGCCACTGCGTGTTTCAACTGCACTCAGAGAAATGGAGAAGCACACAGGCTTCCAGCAGGATGAGGAGGAGCTGGCTCGGCAGAGAGCTGCTGCACTGATTGAGTCGAACTCCAAAGCATCCAAGCAGCAATTAGTTGCCGGGACCCTGGCTGAAACCGTGGCAGCAACTTCACGGTGGGGGGACCAACCTAACGACGCAGAAAAGGAGAAGATGTTCAGAGATGCAGCTATTGCTAGACAGGCTGCTTTGGTCGAATCTCTTCAGAAGAAGCTAGCTCAT GCAAAGGGGAAGATCCGAAATGCGGAGAAAACCTTGGAAAAAGTGCTGAAAAATCAAGAACCAGAAGAACTACCCACTGATCTGGAGACCTTAACCGATGAGGAAAGGCAACTGTTTCGTAGGATTGGATCGAGCATGAAACCTTATTTAGTTCTAG GGAGGCGAGAAGTATTTGGTGGCACTACCGAGAATATGCACTTGCATTGGAGGTATCGCGAGCTGGTAAAGATTTTGGTTGAACGGAAAACCTATGCTGCGATCTCACTGGAGGCCGAGAGTGGTGGAGTGTTGGTGTCAGTTGAAAGAACCCCTAAAGGCTGCGTTATATTAGTGTATCGTGGGAAGAACTACCGGCCTCCTCCTGCCATTAGGCCCCAAAATCTCCTCACGAAGAGGCAAGCCTTTGCTCGTTCCATTGAACTTCAGCGGCGTGAG GCACTGATACACCACGTTGTAGAACTCGAGGAAAGAATTGAGAAGATGAAGCACGAACTG GATGATATGAAGAGTGAGCATGGCAATGGAGTGGAGATCTGA
- the LOC121800041 gene encoding probable pre-mRNA-splicing factor ATP-dependent RNA helicase DEAH5, with translation MVAEIEADGLKKLEYLSLVSKVCTELETHLGFGDKVLAEFITEMGRNCETVDEFDVKLKENGAEMPDYFVRTLLTIIHVILPPKQKSKSEKGSKEGGDEPFTALKIKDGRERVKELEKEIEEEAKVRRRLEGNDEEDGYRNRDRDGDRRERRHDRDRDRDRERVRHGDREDRGRHGDREERSRHRGREERGVDGDRYGYGDERGRQRIGGRDRNRGGERNWRNEYDEERDDENKETRKGKDSQSDEPELYKVYKGRVSRVMDKGCFVQFHDFKGKEGLVHVSQLATRRISNAKDVVKRDQEVYVKVISVSGSNLSLSMRDVDQNSGRDLLPLKRSETDDGMTANPSGRNDGGGMGSRIGLSGIRITEEVDAVPSRRPLKKMSSPERWEAKQLVASGVMSVKDYPMFDDEGDGMMYQEEGGDEELEVELNDDEPAFLQGQSRYSIDMSPVKIFKNPEGSLSRAAALQSALIKERREVREQQQRTMLDSIPKDLNRPWEDPMPETGERHLAQELRGVGLSAYDMPEWKKDAYGKALTFGQRSKLSIQEQRQSLPIYKLKKELVQAVHENQLLVVIGETGSGKTTQVTQYLAEAGYTTKGKIGCTQPRRVAAMSVAKRVAEEFGCRLGEEVGYAIRFEDCTSPETVIKYMTDGMLLREILIDEDLSQYSVIMLDEAHERTIHTDVLFGLLKQLVKRRPDLRLIVTSATLDAEKFSGYFFNCNIFTIPGRTFPVEILYTKQPESDYLDASLITVLQIHLTEPEGDILLFLTGQEEIDYACQCLYERMKGLGKNVPELIILPVYSALPSEMQSRIFDPAPPGKRKVVVATNIAEASLTIDGIFYVIDPGFAKQNVYNPKQGLDSLVITPISQASAKQRAGRAGRTGPGKCYRLYTESAFHNEMSPTTVPEIQRINLGMTTLNLKAMGINDLLSFDFMDPPTPQALISAMEQLYSLGALDEEGLLTKLGRKMAEFPLDPPLSKMLLASVDLGCSDEILTIIAMIQTGNIFYRPREKQAQADQKRAKFFQPEGDHLTLLAVYEAWKAKNFSGPWCFENFVQSRSLRRAQDVRKQLLSIMDKYKLDVVSAGKNFAKIRKAIGAGFFFHAARKDPQEGYRTLVENQPVYIHPSSALFQRQPDWVIYHELVMTTKEYMREVTVIDPKWLVELAPRFFKVSDPTKMSKRKRQERIEPLYDRYHEPNSWRLSKRRA, from the exons ATGGTGGCTGAAATCGAAGCCGATGGGCTGAAGAAGCTAGAGTATTTGTCGTTAGTTTCCAAAGTATGTACGGAGCTGGAAACCCATTTAGGTTTTGGGGATAAAGTATTGGCGGAGTTCATCACGGAGATGGGTAGGAATTGCGAGACGGTGGACGAATTCGATGTCAAATTGAAGGAGAATGGGGCGGAAATGCCCGATTATTTTGTCCGCACGCTTCTTACCATTATTCACGTGATTCTTCCGCCGAAGCAGAAATCGAAATCGGAGAAGGGATCGAAGGAGGGGGGCGATGAGCCGTTTACAGCTTTGAAGATCAAGGATGGCAGGGAGAGGGTGAAGGAGCTCGAGAAGGAGATTGAAGAGGAGGCGAAAGTCCGGAGGAGACTGGAGGGGAATGATGAGGAAGATGGGTATAGGAATCGGGACAGAGATGGTGATAGGAGAGAGAGACGACATGACCGAGATCGAGATAGAGATAGGGAAAGGGTTCGACATGGGGATAGAGAGGATCGAGGTAGGCATGGGGATAGGGAGGAGAGAAGTAGGCATAGGGGTAGGGAGGAGAGGGGTGTTGATGGAGATAGGTATGGTTATGGGGACGAGAGAGGCAGGCAAAGGATAGGTGGCAGGGATAGGAATCGAGGAGGAGAACGGAATTGGAGGAATGAATATGATGAAGAGAGGGATGACGAGAACAAAGAAACGAGGAAGGGGAAGGATAGCCAGTCGGATGAGCCAGAATTGTACAAGGTTTACAAAGGAAGGGTTTCGAGGGTGATGGATAAGGGGTGTTTTGTTCAGTTTCATGATTTCAAAGGGAAGGAGGGCCTGGTACATGTGTCTCAGTTGGCAACACGTAGGATTTCTAATGCCAAGGATGTAGTGAAGCGAGACCAAGAGGTCTACGTGAAGGTTATCTCTGTTAGTGGGAGTAATCTGAGTTTGTCAATGAGGGATGTTGATCAGAACAGTGGAAGGGATTTGTTGCCCTTGAAGAGGAGTGAGACAGATGATGGAATGACGGCCAACCCTTCGGGTAGGAATGATGGTGGAGGGATGGGGAGTAGGATTGGCCTGTCGGGTATCAGGATAACTGAGGAAGTTGATGCTGTGCCATCGCGGAGACCACTGAAGAAGATGAGTTCACCCGAGCGATGGGAGGCTAAGCAGCTAGTGGCTTCTGGTGTTATGAGCGTAAAGGATTATCCTATGTTTGATGATGAGGGAGATGGGATGATGTATCAGGAAGAAGGTGGAGATGAGGAGCTTGAGGTTGAGTTGAATGATGATGAGCCTGCTTTCTTGCAGGGTCAGAGTAGGTATTCCATTGACATGTCCCCTGTGAAGATATTCAAGAATCCCGAGGGGTCTTTGAGCCGTGCAGCAGCGCTCCAATCTGCTTTGATAAAGGAGAGGAGGGAAGTTAGGGAGCAACAACAGCGAACTATGCTTGATTCCATTCCAAAGGATCTCAATCGTCCTTGGGAAGACCCAATGCCGGAAACTGGTGAGAGGCATCTTGCTCAGGAACTGAGAGGTGTTGGTTTGTCTGCTTATGACATGCCTGAGTGGAAGAAGGATGCATATGGAAAAGCTCTAACTTTTGGGCAAAGATCAAAGCTTTCCATTCAGGAACAGAGACAGAGTTTACCCATCTATAAATTAAAGAAGGAGCTGGTTCAGGCTGTTCATGAAAATCAGCTCCTGGTTGTTATTGGTGAAACAGGGTCAGGAAAGACGACACAGGTCACACAATATCTCGCTGAGGCAGGTTACACTACTAAGGGAAAAATTGGATGCACTCAGCCTCGAAGAGTGGCTGCAATGTCTGTGGCAAAGAGGGTTGCTGAGGAATTTGGTTGTCGTCTGGGTGAAGAGGTCGGGTATGCAATCCGTTTTGAGGATTGCACCAGTCCAGAGACTGTAATCAAGTACATGACTGATGGTATGCTTCTGAGAGAGATTCTGATAGACGAAGACTTATCTCAGTACTCAGTGATAATGCTTGATGAAGCTCACGAGAGGACCATTCACACAGATGTCCTTTTTGGATTACTGAAGCAGCTTGTAAAACGAAGGCCCGACCTTCGTCTGATTGTCACGTCTGCAACTTTGGACGCGGAGAAGTTCTCTGGGTATTTCTTCAACTGTAACATCTTCACCATTCCAGGTAGAACTTTTCCAGTAGAAATACTGTATACCAAGCAGCCGGAAAGTGATTATCTGGATGCATCATTGATCACTGTGTTACAGATTCATTTGACTGAGCCTGAAGGTGATATACTTCTCTTCTTGACTGGTCAAGAAGAGATTGATTATGCTTGTCAATGTCTCTATGAGAGAATGAAGGGTCTAGGTAAAAATGTTCCGGAGCTGATTATTTTACCTGTATACAGTGCTCTGCCTAGTGAAATGCAGTCCAGGATTTTTGATCCTGCACCTCCAGGAAAGAGGAAAGTCGTTGTTGCGACCAATATAGCTGAAGCTTCTTTGACTATTGACGGAATATTTTATGTTATTGATCCCGGGTTTGCTAAGCAAAACGTATACAATCCTAAACAAGGGCTTGACTCTTTGGTGATAACTCCTATCTCACAAGCGTCTGCGAAACAAAGGGCTGGGCGTGCTGGGCGTACAGGACCAGGAAAGTGCTATCGCCTCTATACAGAGAGTGCATTCCACAATGAGATGTCTCCCACCACAGTTCCAGAGATACAAAGGATTAATCTTGGAATGACTACTCTTAACTTGAAAGCTATGGGTATAAATGATCTGTTGTCTTTTGATTTCATGGACCCCCCTACACCTCAGGCTCTCATTTCTGCCATGGAGCAGCTATACAGTTTAGGAGCTCTGGATGAAGAGGGTCTTCTAACTAAGTTGGGTAGGAAAATGGCTGAATTCCCGTTGGATCCTCCGCTGTCCAAAATGCTTCTTGCCAGTGTGGATCTTGGTTGCAGTGATGAGATTCTTACTATTATTGCAATGATTCAAACTGGAAATATATTCTACCGGCCACGAGAAAAACAGGCTCAAGCGGATCAGAAAAGAGCAAAGTTTTTCCAGCCGGAAGGAGACCATTTGACTCTACTTGCTGTTTATGAGGCATGGAAAGCAAAAAATTTCTCAGGTCCATGGTGCTTTGAGAATTTTGTTCAGTCACGATCACTGAGGAGGGCACAGGATGTGAGGAAGCAGCTTCTCTCCATCATGGACAA GTACAAACTGGATGTTGTGAGTGCTGGTAAGAATTTTGCAAAAATACGGAAGGCTATAGGTGCTGGTTTCTTTTTCCATGCTGCTAGGAAGGATCCACAAGAAGGCTACAGAACGCTTGTTGAGAACCAACCGGTCTATATACATCCAAGCAGTGCTTTGTTCCAGAGACAACCCGACTGGGTTATTTACCACGAATTGGTGATGACCACCAAGGAGTATATGCGCGAGGTGACTGTCATAGATCCAAAGTGGTTGGTTGAACTTGCTCCAAGGTTCTTCAAGGTGTCGGATCCTACGAAAATGAGCAAGCGCAAGAGACAAGAGCGTATTGAGCCACTCTACGACAGATATCACGAACCAAACTCTTGGCGTTTAAGCAAAAGGCGTGCTTAG